In one bacterium genomic region, the following are encoded:
- a CDS encoding 4Fe-4S binding protein, which produces MADKERSLVYEADGVVIALFPDLCNSCGKCIEKCPKKALGWSEDAREKIAILDIRLCDACGGCQEACPEKALKVKKNF; this is translated from the coding sequence ATGGCAGATAAAGAAAGGTCTTTGGTTTATGAGGCAGACGGAGTAGTCATCGCTTTATTTCCTGACCTATGCAATAGCTGTGGAAAATGTATTGAAAAGTGCCCTAAAAAAGCTTTGGGCTGGTCAGAGGATGCGAGGGAGAAGATAGCCATTCTGGACATCAGGCTCTGTGATGCCTGTGGAGGGTGTCAAGAAGCCTGTCCAGAGAAGGCATTGAAAGTGAAAAAAAACTTTTAG
- a CDS encoding glycoside hydrolase family 130 protein — protein sequence MMDKKQWQQEVAKRYEKNPIITLNDIPQASNSVFNAGAAYYQDKYFLLLRVEGLDGKSRFFLAESRDGIKFKISQNPVMHRSNKEPFETYERRGIEDPRITRIGNIYYIIYTAYSHVGPRIALASTKNFETFERIALISQPDNKDAVLFPKKIDGCFVRFDRPAQQGMWISYSKDLVYWGNSKCVMESRSGYWDSHRIGACAPPIETDRGWLEIYHGVKKTASGSIYRLGAALFDLKDPSKLIARSEAPILSPREYYERVGDVDNVVFCCGAILDEKTREVKIYYGACDTCICLATANLNNLVERCFN from the coding sequence ATGATGGATAAAAAACAATGGCAGCAGGAGGTTGCCAAAAGATATGAGAAGAATCCCATTATAACCCTAAATGATATTCCACAGGCTAGCAATTCGGTCTTTAATGCGGGGGCAGCATACTATCAGGATAAGTATTTTCTTTTACTGCGGGTAGAAGGATTAGATGGAAAGTCAAGGTTTTTCCTGGCAGAGAGTCGGGACGGAATTAAGTTTAAAATTTCCCAAAATCCGGTTATGCATCGAAGTAATAAGGAGCCGTTTGAGACATATGAAAGGAGAGGTATAGAAGACCCAAGAATTACAAGGATTGGAAATATTTACTACATCATTTATACCGCTTACTCTCATGTCGGACCACGCATTGCTCTTGCTTCTACAAAAAATTTCGAAACTTTTGAAAGAATCGCCCTTATTTCACAACCGGATAATAAGGATGCGGTTCTTTTCCCTAAAAAGATTGATGGCTGTTTTGTCCGCTTTGACCGTCCAGCCCAGCAAGGGATGTGGATATCCTATTCCAAAGATTTGGTCTATTGGGGAAACTCCAAATGTGTTATGGAGAGTAGATCCGGCTATTGGGATTCCCATCGCATCGGCGCTTGCGCGCCTCCGATTGAGACTGATAGAGGCTGGCTGGAAATTTACCATGGAGTGAAAAAGACGGCGAGCGGCAGTATCTATCGCTTGGGAGCCGCTTTATTTGACCTCAAAGACCCTTCCAAATTAATTGCCAGGAGCGAAGCTCCCATCCTCTCTCCCCGAGAATACTATGAAAGGGTAGGTGATGTGGATAATGTGGTTTTCTGTTGTGGAGCGATTTTAGACGAAAAAACCCGTGAGGTAAAAATTTACTACGGAGCATGTGATACTTGTATCTGCTTGGCTACTGCTAACCTCAACAATCTGGTGGAAAGATGTTTTAATTAA